TTTGCTCATTTGTATCGCTCCTTATTAAGGTTGAATGCTTTCCATCGCTTCCTGAATTTGCTCTTCATCCATTCCACCAGCAATAATCTGCTCAATATACCCATCTTTATTGATGAGGATTGTGGTAGGTAGTGGAATTACATTATAAGCACGCCTTACACTTTCATCTTTGTCTTGTGCGATGGGGAACGTCAACCCATATTGATCTCTGAACGATTCAGCTTTCAATCTTGTGTCTTTAATATTTATTGCTAATATGTGAACGCCTTTTTCTTCAAATTCTTTTGACTGTCTTTCCATAAATGGCATTTCCGTTTTACAAGGGCCACACCACGATCCCCAGAAATTTAGAAATACCCCTTGCCCTTCATATTCTGATAGTTTATGTTTATTGCCCTCAAGGTCAACTAATTCAAAGTCAGGCGCTTTGTCACCTATCGCTAATACTTTCTCAGTATCCTTAGATACAATTGCAAAAATGACAGCTCCAAATAGTAAGAATAGGACCACCGTTCGAATCATAAGACGGTTTTTCCTCTTCTTAGCGAACTGTTCCGCTTTAGACATTCTCATGCCCCCTTACATAGTAATTACGATATTATTATAACAAAGGATAGTCGCGAATAACTTTCGAGAAATGAAATAACTGTGAACTCGTCCCAATTAGCTCAAATCATAAACCAAATCGACCCCATAGAAAGCGCGTGGACCTACAGGATAGAGATCCGTTCCTGTAGGTCGCAGCGCGCTTAAAGGGTCTAACTTTGCTAAATTATGATGCCTTACCCAATCTTCCCAGTTTCCGCTAAGACACGTAATTGTTTGATTTCATGAATCGTTAATGGTCGTGAATCACCTGCGTTTAAGCCGCGTGCCGTGACGATTCCAAATTCTTCACGTCTCAAACTATCTACAGGACAGCCAATCGCATCGAACATACGACGCACTTGACGGTTACGACCTTCATGAATTGTAATTTCAACAATCGCCGTATTTGACTTTCTATCGTTCGATTGCACTTTAACGCGTGCTGGTGCTGTTAAGCCGTCTTCCAGTTCAATTCCTCGTTCCAGCTTTCTTAAATCCTCGCGTTTGGGAATGCCTTTTACTTTTGCAATATACGTTTTCTTAATCTCAAACTTTGGATGTGTCATTAAATAAGAAAACTCTCCGTCATTCGTCATAATAATGACACCAGATGTATCATAGTCAAGCCGACCAACAGGATAAATCCGTTCTTCAATTTCCGGGAAAAAGTCGACCACAGTCTTTCTGCCTTTCTCATCATTCGCAGTAGAAATGACGCCCCTTGGCTTATATAAAAGATAATAAACATGTGGTTCCTTCACAATTGGAACACCTTCTACTTCTACTTTGTCTGTGTGCGATACACGTGTCCCAAGTTCTTTCACGATAACGCCGTTCACTTTTACTTTTCCAGCGAGAATAAGTTCTTCTGATTTCCTTCTAGAAGCAACCCCCGCTTGGGCCATCACTTTTTGTAATCTTTCCATGTCGTCACCCCGTCTATATACTAGTGAAAATTATGTCACATTTTGTAGCAAATTAAAAGAAGACTGTCCTATATTAAGA
This window of the Sporosarcina ureilytica genome carries:
- a CDS encoding pseudouridine synthase; the protein is MERLQKVMAQAGVASRRKSEELILAGKVKVNGVIVKELGTRVSHTDKVEVEGVPIVKEPHVYYLLYKPRGVISTANDEKGRKTVVDFFPEIEERIYPVGRLDYDTSGVIIMTNDGEFSYLMTHPKFEIKKTYIAKVKGIPKREDLRKLERGIELEDGLTAPARVKVQSNDRKSNTAIVEITIHEGRNRQVRRMFDAIGCPVDSLRREEFGIVTARGLNAGDSRPLTIHEIKQLRVLAETGKIG
- the resA gene encoding thiol-disulfide oxidoreductase ResA, encoding MSKAEQFAKKRKNRLMIRTVVLFLLFGAVIFAIVSKDTEKVLAIGDKAPDFELVDLEGNKHKLSEYEGQGVFLNFWGSWCGPCKTEMPFMERQSKEFEEKGVHILAINIKDTRLKAESFRDQYGLTFPIAQDKDESVRRAYNVIPLPTTILINKDGYIEQIIAGGMDEEQIQEAMESIQP